Proteins encoded within one genomic window of Cardinium endosymbiont of Culicoides punctatus:
- a CDS encoding NUDIX domain-containing protein, with product MQDYTLQVTARALIVKNRKLLLVSNDYKLWYTPGGHLKPSEMLPECMIREVKEETGIDVKSNQIVYVSEFFDKKYSVHKVEVYFAAEICVDELPTHWLDQDGLVKTSQFFDIEALKNIHVVPAFLKSGKWLDFGLDIYQGSEKR from the coding sequence ATGCAAGATTATACTTTACAAGTAACAGCCAGAGCACTAATAGTAAAAAATAGAAAATTGTTACTTGTGAGCAATGATTATAAGCTTTGGTATACACCTGGTGGACACTTGAAACCAAGTGAAATGCTTCCAGAGTGCATGATAAGAGAAGTAAAGGAAGAAACAGGTATTGATGTTAAATCAAACCAGATTGTCTATGTTTCGGAATTTTTTGACAAAAAATATAGTGTACATAAGGTAGAAGTGTATTTTGCTGCTGAAATATGTGTAGATGAACTCCCTACACATTGGTTGGATCAAGATGGTCTGGTTAAAACTTCGCAATTTTTTGATATTGAAGCCTTAAAAAATATCCATGTTGTACCAGCCTTTTTAAAATCAGGAAAATGGTTAGATTTTGGTCTTGATATTTATCAAGGATCAGAGAAACGATAA